A window from Salvia miltiorrhiza cultivar Shanhuang (shh) chromosome 2, IMPLAD_Smil_shh, whole genome shotgun sequence encodes these proteins:
- the LOC131009551 gene encoding uncharacterized protein LOC131009551, translating to MSKEKEKPEPLDFFIWTVEDVGLWLEEINLGNYREIFKENGVNGEYLEGMSMFTTEQILRFIRKCHMKWGDFITLCKELRRIKVACLKGEQKVRRPWWAPACLSVVFVKAAKRNRQSRVVSLKLEP from the exons ATGAGCAAAGAGAAAGAGAAGCCGGAGCCTCTGGATTTCTTTATTTGGACTGTTGAG GATGTTGGCCTGTGGTTGGAAGAAATAAATCTTGGTAACTATCGCGAAATATTCAAAGAAAATGGTGTCAATGGAGAGTATTTGGAAGGGATGTCAATGTTTACAACTGAACAGATCCTCCGGTTCATACGAAAGTGCCACATGAAATGGGGGGATTTTATAACATTGTGCAAGGAGCTGAGGCGAATAAAAG TGGCCTGCTTGAAAGGGGAGCAGAAGGTACGGCGGCCGTGGTGGGCCCCGGCTTGCCTCTCGGTGGTGTTCGTGAAGGCTGCGAAACGCAACAGGCAATCCCGGGTGGTGTCGTTGAAGCTGGAACCGTGA
- the LOC131009552 gene encoding LOW QUALITY PROTEIN: vacuolar protein-sorting-associated protein 11 homolog (The sequence of the model RefSeq protein was modified relative to this genomic sequence to represent the inferred CDS: deleted 1 base in 1 codon): MYQWRKFEFFEEKKTKIPEEIEGEIGCCSSGRGRIVLGCRDGTVSLLDRGLQLNYTFPAHSASVLFLQQLKQRNFLVTVGEDEQMPQQKATVCLKVFDLDKRQEEGSSTSTPECIQILRIFTNQFAEAKITSFLVYEEAPPIIFIALGLENGCIYCIQGDIARERIKRFKLEVHNGQPGKMHSPITGIGFRVDGQAFQLFAVTPSSVSLFKVEAQTPTAQTLDYIGSETGSVAMTDRSELIIGRPEAVYFYEVDGRGPCWAFEGEKKLVGWFRGYLLCVIADQRTGKYTFNIYDLKNRLIAHSIAVQEVSHMLCEWGNIVLVKADKSALLVVEKDMESKLDMLFKKNLYPVAINLVQSQQADAVATAEVLRKYGDHLYSKQNYDEAMAQYIHTIGHLEPSYVIQKFLDAQRIHNLTNYLEKLHEKGLASKDHTTLLLNCYTKLKDVEKLDIFIKSEDGVGEHKFDVETAIKVCRAANYHEHAMYVAKKAGRHEWYLKILLEDLDRYDEALEYINSLEPNQAGLTVKEYGKILIEHKPKETVQILMRLCTEEGESARAGSSHGSFLSMLPSPVDFINIFVIHPQSLMEFLEKYTTKVKDSPAQVEIHNTLLELYLSRDLEFPSLIQTVSSENGELTADRGSGAAVVSRTESNGKIPSDDVSLERDRQERRQKGLVLLNSAWPSEQEQPQYDVDLAIILCEMNSFNEGLLYLYEKLKLYKEVIACYMQAHDHEGLIACCKRLGDSGKGGDPSLWADLLKYFGELGEDCSREVKEVLTYVERDDILPPILVLQTLSRNPCLTLSVIKDYIARKLEQESKLIEEDRVAIEKYQEETSSMRKEIQDLRTNARIFQLSKCSACTFTLDLPTVHFMCMHSFHQRCLGDNEKECPECAPEYRAVSEMKRSLEQNSKSQDYFFQQVRNSKDGFSVIAEYFGKGIISKTSKGPVEAPSQTIDYSNGNY; this comes from the exons ATGTATCAGTGGCGGAAATTCGAGTTCTTCGAGGAGAAGAAGACCAAAATCCCGGAGGAAATTGAGGGCGAAATCGGATGTTGCTCCAGCGGCAGAGGCAGGATCGTCTTGGGCTGCCGCGACGGCACCGTTTCGCTCCTTGATCGCGGCCTCCAGCTTAATTACACCTTCCCCGCTCACTCCGCCTCCGTTCTCTTCCTCCAGCAGCTCAAG CAACGGAACTTCTTAGTGACAGTTGGAGAGGATGAACAAATGCCG CAGCAGAAAGCAACTGTGTGCTTGAAGGTTTTTGACCTCGATAAAAGACAAGAAGAAGGGTCGAGTACTTCTACTCCGGAGTGCATTCAGATTTTGCGAATATTTACCAACCAATTTGCCGAGGCGAAG ATCACGTCTTTTCTAGTTTATGAGGAAGCTCCTCCAATAATATTTATTGCCCTTGGATTGGAAAACGGCTGTATTTATTGCATTCAAGGCGACATTGCTCGTGAACGGATCAAGCGCTTCAAGCTTGAGGTTCACAATGGTCAGCCCGGAAAAATGCATTCTCCTATTACTGGTATTGGGTTCCGTGTGGACGGACAAGCCTTTCAGCTCTTTGCTGTCACTCCGAGCTCAGTGAGCTTGTTTAAAGTGGAGGCTCAAACACCTACTGCTCAAACGCTTGATTACATTGGTTCTGAAACTGGTAGTGTGGCAATGACTGATCGCTCG GAACTGATCATTGGTCGGCCTGAAGCTGTCTATTTCTATGAAGTTGATGGCCGAGGCCCATGCTGGGCTTTTGAGGGAGAGAAGAAGCTCGTTGGGTGGTTTCGTGGTTATCTCTTATGTGTTATTGCTGATCAAAGAACTGGGAAATATACTTTCAACATTTATGACCTGAAGAACCGATTAATAGCCCATAGTATAGCAGTTCAAGAAGTTTCTCACATGCTGTGTGAATGGGGTAATATAGTGCTCGTAAAGGCGGACAAATCTGCTCTTCTTGTCGTGGAGAAGGATATGGAAAGCAAGTTGGATATGCTTTTCAAGAAAAACCTTTACCCAGTGGCTATTAATCTTGTCCAGAGCCAGCAAGCTGATGCTGTGGCTACTGCTGAAGTGCTAAGGAAGTATGGCGATCATTTATATAGCAAGCAGAATTACGACGAAGCTATGGCTCAGTATATCCATACCATTGGGCATCTAGAACCTTCCTACGTCATACAGAAATTTTTGGATGCGCagagaattcacaacctaacGAATTACTTGGAAAAGTTGCATGAGAAGGGTCTTGCTTCCAAAGATCACACCACTCTCTTGCTTAACTGTTATACCAAACTGAAGGATGTTGAAAAGTTGGATATATTCATAAAAAGTGAAGATGGGGTTGGGGAACATAAATTTGATGTGGAAACTGCTATAAAGGTATGTCGAGCCGCCAATTACCATGAACATGCAATGTATGTCGCCAAGAAGGCTGGGAGACATGAGTGGTACTTgaagattttgcttgaggacttGGACAGATATGATGAAGCATTGGAATATATAAATAGCCTCGAGCCAAATCAAGCTGGGTTGACTGTTAAAGAATATGGAAAGATTCTCATAGAACACAAGCCGAAGGAGACAGTTCAGATATTGATGAGGCTTTGTACTGAGGAAGGAGAATCTGCAAGGGCGGGATCCTCACACGGATCCTTTCTATCCATGTTGCCATCTCCTGTTgattttatcaatatttttgTGATTCATCCACAATCGCTCATGGAATTCCTGGAAAAATACACCACTAAAGTGAAGGATTCTCCTGCTCAAGTTGAAATCCATAACACCCTGTTGGAGTTGTACTTGTCTCGCGATTTGGAGTTTCCATCTCTTATTCAAACTGTTAGCAGTGAAAATGGCGAACTTACAGCAGATAGGGGATCTGGTGCTGCTGTGGTGTCAAGAACAGAATCTAATGGAAAGATACCATCTGATGATGTATCCTTGGAGAGAGATCGCCAGGAAAGACGCCAAAAGGGGCTGGTCTTGCTTAATAGTGCATGGCCATCCGAGCAGGAGCAGCCACAATATGATGTCGATCTAGCAATAATTCTGTGTGAGATGAACTCTTTTAATGAAGGGCTCTTGTATCTGTATGAGAAGTTGAAACTGTATAAGGAGGTGATTGCCTGCTATATGCAGGCACATGATCACGAAGGTTTGATTGCATGCTGCAAGAGGCTGGGGGACTCGGGTAAAGGTGGCGATCCCTCTCTCTGGGCCGATCTGTTGAAGTACTTTGGTGAACTTGGAGAAGATTGTTCTAGAGAAGTTAAAGAAGTTTTGACTTACGTTGAAAGGGATGATATTTTGCCTCCAATTTTAGTTCTCCAAACCTTATCCAGAAATCCATGCCTTACACTTTCTGTGATCAAGGACTATATTGCTCGAAAGCTTGAGCAGGAGTCAAAGTTGATTGAGGAGGATCGTGTAGCTATTGAAAAGTATCAG GAGGAAACATCATCAATGAGAAAAGAGATCCAGGATCTCAGAACAAATGCAAGAATCTTCCAGCTCAGCAAGTGCAGTGCTTGCACCTTCACACTCGACCTCCCCACGGTCCACTTTATGTGCATGCACTCGTTCCACCAACGCTGCCTTGGTGACAATGAGAAAGAATGCCCAGAATGTGCCCCCGAGTATAGAGCTGTTTCAGAGATGAAGAGAAGCCTAGAGCAGAATTCCAAAAGCCAAGATTACTTCTTCCAGCAAGTTAGAAACTCAAAAGATGGTTTCTCCGTCATTGCTGAGTATTTTGGTAAGGGAATCATCAGCAAAACTAGCAAAGGACCCGTTGAAGCTCCTAGCCAGACCATTGATTACTCCAACGGCAACTACTGA
- the LOC131009553 gene encoding zinc finger CCCH domain-containing protein 18, with protein sequence MLDFRPTVQVCNSFRQGYCKYGGSCRFLHVFQMQNGDCMVLNPPATSSCGSLKQLEMELIELLRSTRGIPVSLSSLPILYFDRFGKVLQETENHGHGRLSSRMIKLLARMTPNTIRLTNRPHRRQSIILDEDMDRYARFRVENGRQLQVYLTFPPESIFSEQDVHNYFNNFGAVQDVRIPSQVHRMFGFVSFAYPETAALVLTITNPHNICGSQVLVKPYQFKPMLLHRDHEEEVHDQEDAESPSKIFLTFLFHVFKNY encoded by the exons ATGCTCGATTTTAGGCCCACCGTGCAGGTGTGCAACAGCTTTAGGCAGGGGTACTGCAAGTATGGTGGGAGCTGCAGATTCTTGCATGTTTTCCAAATGCAGAATGGTGATTGTATGGTGCTGAACCCTCCAGCCACGTCGTCGTGTGGATCCCTCAAGCAGCTCGAGATGGAGCTCATCGAGCTGCTAAGATCCACACGGGGCATCCCCGTGTCTCTGTCTTCCCTGCCTATCCTCTACTTTGATAGGTTCGGGAAGGTGCTTCAAGAAACAGAGAATCACGGGCACGGGAGGCTCAGTAGCCGGATGATCAAGCTTCTTGCCCGAATGACACCAAACACGATTCGTTTAACCAACCG CCCACACAGGAGGCAGTCGATCATTCTAGACGAGGACATGGACAGATACGCGAGATTTAGGGTGGAAAACGGGCGCCAGCTGCAAGTTTATCTCACTTTCCCACCAGAGAGCATTTTCAGTGAGCAAGATGTTCATAACTATTTCAA CAATTTTGGAGCTGTGCAAGATGTTAGGATTCCTAGTCAAGTGCATAGGATGTTCGGATTCGTGAGCTTCGCCTACCCTGAGACGGCAGCTCTAGTTCTCACGATAACCAACCCTCACAACATCTGTGGATCACAAGTGCTTGTCAAACCCTATCAGTTTAAACCAATGCTCCTTCACAG AGATCATGAGGAGGAAGTCCATGATCAAGAAGATGCAGAGTCCCCAAGCAAGATTTTTCTGacttttttatttcatgttttcaagAATTACTAA
- the LOC131009554 gene encoding LOW QUALITY PROTEIN: scarecrow-like protein 21 (The sequence of the model RefSeq protein was modified relative to this genomic sequence to represent the inferred CDS: deleted 4 bases in 3 codons), giving the protein MSNTWYCQPLRKLEAYSLQQCQPLNHQQLWSYNNISNGNGCSILVSQDRFCTLESSTLTSASTVSLSPNESSLSQQESQSYPAGLLQVNEGCAAEEEDVDELKHKLKELETVMFGPDVDILDDSGVSTRLASAEIDSWRQLMEVIPRGDLKQLLAACAKAVSNCDWLMAQWLMSELRQLVSVSGAPVQRLGAYMLEGLVALLSASGSSIGKSLKLREPASFELLSYMHMLYEVCPYFKFGYMSANGAIAEAMKDENRVHIIDFQIGQGSQWVPLIQAFAARPGGPPHIRITGVDDLRPAYARGGGLNMVGRRLAKLAHSFKVPFTFHAVPMPACEVRAESLGIRAGEALAVNFAFMLHRMADESVSTENHRDRLLRMVKGLNPKVVTLVEHELNTNTAAFYPRFVEALDYYTAMFESIDVTLAREHKERINVEQHCLARDVVNIIACEGAERVERHEPHGKWRSRLTMAGFSPCPLSSLVNATIKTLLQNYCDRYSLAERDGALFLGWLNRDLVAASAWK; this is encoded by the exons ATGTCGAATACATGGTATTGCCAGCCTCTGAGGAAGCTAGAGGCTTACTCCCTTCAACAATGTCAGCCATTAAACCACCAACAGCTATGGAGTTACAACAACATCAGCAACGGCAATGGGTGCTCGATTCTCGTCTCTCAGGACCGGTTTTGCACGCTGGAA TCGTCCACGCTGACCTCAGCTTCAACGGTCAGTCTGTCGCCCAATGAGAGCTCGTTGTCTCAGCAAGAGTCTCAGTCGTACCCTGCGGGTCTGCTGCAGGTCAACGAGGGCTGTGCGGCCGAGGAGGAAGATGTGGATGAGTTGAAGCACAAGCTCAAGGAGCTGGAGACCGTGATGTTCGGGCCGGATGTTGATATCCTCGATGATTCTGGCGTGTCGACTAGGTTAGCCTCCGCGGAGATAGACAGCTGGAGGCAGCTGATGGAGGTGATACCGCGGGGGGACTTGAAGCAGCTGCTCGCGGCCTGTGCAAAGGCCGTGTCGAACTGTGATTGGCTGATGGCACAGTGGCTGATGTCCGAGCTGCGGCAGCTGGTGTCGGTCTCTGGTGCGCCCGTGCAGCGCCTGGGC GCGTACATGCTGGAGGGGCTGGTGGCGCTGCTGAGCGCCTCCGGCAGCTCCATCGGCAAGTCGTTGAAGCTGAGGGAGCCTGCTAGCTTTGAGCTGCTCTCTTATATGCATATGTTGTATGAGGTGTGCCCTTATTTCAAGTTTGGTTATATGTCAGCAAATGGTGCCATTGCAGAGGCAATGAAGGATGAGAATAGGGTTCACATTATTGATTTCCAGATAGGTCAGGGGAGCCAGTGGGTGCCTCTGATTCAGGCCTTCGCGGCCCGGCCCGGAGGGCCCCCGCACATCCGGATAACGGGCGTGGACGAC CTACGTCCTGCCTATGCCCGTGGGGGAGGGTTGAACATGGTGGGGAGGAGGCTGGCTAAGCTTGCTCACAGCTTCAAGGTCCCCTTCACGTTCCACGCGGTGCCCATGCCGGCGTGCGAGGTTCGGGCCGAGAGCCTCGGGATCCGGGCCGGGGAGGCCCTGGCCGTGAACTTTGCCTTCATGCTGCACCGGATGGCCGACGAGAGCGTGAGCACGGAGAACCACAGGGACAGGCTGCTGAGAATGGTGAAGGGGCTTAACCCTAAGGTGGTGACACTGGTTGAGCATGAGCTCAACACCAACACCGCTGCTTTCTACCCTCGATTCGTCGAGGCGCTGGATTATTACACGGCGATGTTCGAGTCCATCGACGTTACCCTAGCCCGGGAGCACAAGGAGAGGATAAACGTCGAGCAGCACTGCCTGGCGAGAGATGTCGTGAACATCATAGCTTGCGAGGGGGCCGAGAGAGTCGAGAGGCACGAGCCACACGGGAAGTGGAGATCGCGCCTCACCATGGCCGGCTTCAGCCCGTGCCCGTTGAGCTCGCTGGTGAACGCCACCATCAAGACTCTGCTGCAGAACTACTGCGATAGATATAGCCTTGCAGAGAGAGATGGAGCTCTGTTTCTTGGCTGGTTGAATAGAGACTTAGTTGCTGCTTCTGCGTGGAAGTGA